Proteins encoded by one window of Corallococcus exiguus:
- a CDS encoding molybdopterin molybdotransferase MoeA, which yields MPLTPLPAARLAALDAILPAAPARLPLMEAHGRFLAAGIVASRALPGCDNSAMDGWAVRAEETRGANRDRPARLRVVDTVYAGHLPRRALQPGEAARVFTGAPLSPGADAVVRQEAARPTDDGSHVDLFVSVAPGHDLRRAGEEVMPGTPLFPAGQRVDATVLGVLASLGEATALVRPAPRVAVIATGDELVPPGQPAQPHQVFESNRLLVAALAREAGADVTHLARSRDDEAELHAQLEQLAPQVDVLITTGGASVGDKDCVKRVLTRMGARFLVDGVALKPGKPVAVARLGSTAVVVLPGNPGAATVAFDQFARPLLFKHQGVIEQRRVTRARLSEPRHKQAGLTYLVTVSALEAREDSVEPWARLRPQGAGQILQNVAARGWAVLPAGRADFAQGESVDVQLFDAPDFHAVEAV from the coding sequence ATGCCGCTGACTCCCCTCCCCGCCGCGCGACTGGCCGCGCTCGATGCCATTCTGCCCGCGGCTCCCGCCCGGCTTCCCTTGATGGAAGCCCATGGCCGGTTCCTCGCCGCTGGCATCGTCGCGTCACGCGCGCTGCCCGGCTGCGACAACTCCGCCATGGACGGGTGGGCCGTGCGCGCCGAGGAGACCCGGGGCGCCAACCGCGACCGCCCCGCGCGCCTGCGCGTCGTCGACACCGTCTACGCCGGCCACCTCCCGCGCCGCGCCCTCCAGCCCGGCGAGGCCGCGCGCGTCTTCACCGGCGCCCCCCTCTCCCCCGGCGCTGACGCCGTCGTCCGCCAGGAGGCCGCGCGCCCCACCGACGACGGCTCCCACGTGGACCTCTTCGTCTCCGTCGCCCCCGGCCATGACCTGCGCCGCGCTGGCGAAGAGGTGATGCCCGGCACTCCGCTGTTCCCCGCCGGCCAGCGCGTGGACGCCACCGTGCTCGGCGTGCTCGCGTCGCTGGGTGAAGCCACCGCGCTCGTGCGCCCCGCGCCGCGCGTCGCTGTCATCGCCACCGGCGACGAGCTCGTTCCCCCCGGCCAGCCCGCGCAACCCCACCAGGTCTTCGAGAGCAACCGCCTCCTCGTGGCCGCCCTGGCCCGCGAGGCCGGCGCGGACGTCACGCATCTGGCCCGCTCGCGCGATGACGAAGCGGAGCTGCACGCCCAGCTGGAGCAGCTCGCGCCTCAGGTCGACGTGCTCATCACCACCGGCGGCGCGTCCGTGGGCGACAAGGACTGCGTGAAGCGCGTCCTCACCCGGATGGGCGCGCGCTTCCTCGTGGACGGCGTCGCGCTCAAGCCCGGCAAGCCCGTGGCCGTGGCCCGCCTGGGCTCCACCGCCGTCGTCGTGCTGCCCGGCAACCCCGGCGCCGCCACCGTCGCGTTCGACCAGTTCGCGCGGCCCCTCCTCTTCAAGCACCAGGGCGTCATCGAACAGCGCCGCGTCACCCGCGCCCGCCTCTCCGAGCCCCGCCACAAGCAGGCCGGCCTCACCTACCTCGTCACCGTCTCGGCGCTCGAAGCGCGCGAGGACAGCGTTGAACCGTGGGCCCGCCTGCGTCCCCAGGGCGCCGGACAGATTCTGCAGAACGTGGCCGCCCGGGGCTGGGCCGTGCTCCCCGCCGGCCGCGCGGACTTCGCCCAGGGCGAGTCCGTGGACGTGCAGCTCTTCGACGCACCGGACTTCCACGCCGTGGAGGCCGTATGA
- the fdhD gene encoding formate dehydrogenase accessory sulfurtransferase FdhD translates to MKPPPALALIGHSGAGKTTLLERLLPELASRGLRVAYVKHSSEAHPLHRPGSDTARLDAAGAALTGFSTPDGTQLTTRQPLSPSLLARDAGRVDLVLVEGWKDGPLPKLEVWREGLESPLAASRPDVLALVTDAPTLPSTVASRPRVPATATAVADLLTAWLRDQSATSKVSRPEPRGVTHRAVRRFDGDTLRAAEDDRVAVEEPLEIRVNGDPVATTMRTPGHDRELAVGFLFAEGILNDRDDLGSLFHCGHPGEEGYGNVLEVVPAAGAVLDLERVEATRRGTLTTSACGVCGRRDVDDLMATCAPVAPGPVLSAHTVARATERLRDIQHTFEHTGGVHAAAALDAHGELLASYEDVGRHNAVDKVVGALVLAGAVRAPLRLPTPPFPTAPTVLAVSGRASFEIVQKAARARIPVVVSVSAASSLAIDLALRAGVTLAAFSRNGRCNVYTGTERLETHSQPPGIPHDFRHDASR, encoded by the coding sequence ATGAAGCCGCCTCCCGCGCTCGCCCTCATCGGCCACTCCGGCGCCGGCAAGACAACGCTCCTGGAGCGCCTGCTGCCGGAGCTGGCCTCGCGCGGCCTGCGCGTCGCGTACGTGAAGCACTCATCGGAGGCGCACCCGCTCCACCGCCCGGGCAGCGACACCGCGCGCCTGGACGCCGCGGGCGCCGCGCTCACCGGATTCTCCACGCCGGACGGCACGCAGCTCACCACGCGGCAGCCCCTGTCCCCTTCGCTCCTCGCGCGAGACGCGGGCCGCGTGGATCTGGTGCTCGTGGAGGGCTGGAAGGACGGCCCCCTCCCGAAGCTGGAGGTGTGGCGCGAGGGCCTGGAATCCCCGCTCGCTGCCTCCCGCCCCGACGTGCTCGCACTGGTGACGGACGCGCCTACGCTTCCGTCCACCGTGGCCTCGCGCCCGCGCGTGCCGGCCACCGCCACCGCCGTCGCGGACCTCCTCACCGCGTGGCTGCGCGATCAATCCGCGACATCCAAGGTCTCTCGCCCAGAACCGCGCGGCGTCACCCACCGCGCCGTGCGCCGCTTCGACGGAGACACGCTCCGTGCGGCCGAGGATGACCGCGTGGCCGTGGAGGAGCCCCTGGAGATCCGCGTGAATGGTGACCCCGTCGCCACCACCATGCGGACCCCCGGGCATGATCGCGAGCTGGCGGTGGGTTTTCTCTTCGCCGAAGGCATCCTCAACGACCGCGACGACCTGGGCAGCCTGTTCCACTGCGGCCACCCCGGCGAGGAAGGATACGGCAACGTGCTGGAGGTCGTTCCCGCCGCCGGTGCCGTGCTCGACCTGGAGCGCGTGGAGGCCACCCGCCGCGGCACCCTCACCACCTCCGCCTGTGGCGTGTGCGGCCGCCGCGACGTGGACGACCTGATGGCCACGTGCGCCCCCGTCGCCCCAGGCCCCGTCCTCTCCGCCCACACCGTGGCCCGCGCCACCGAACGCCTGCGCGACATCCAGCACACGTTTGAACACACCGGTGGAGTGCACGCCGCCGCCGCGCTGGATGCCCATGGCGAGCTGCTCGCCTCCTATGAGGATGTGGGCCGCCACAACGCCGTGGACAAGGTGGTGGGAGCCCTGGTCCTGGCCGGCGCCGTGCGCGCCCCGCTCCGGTTGCCCACACCGCCCTTCCCCACCGCCCCCACGGTCCTGGCCGTCAGCGGCCGCGCCAGCTTCGAAATCGTCCAGAAGGCCGCCCGCGCCCGCATCCCCGTCGTGGTCAGCGTGTCCGCCGCCAGCTCCCTGGCCATCGACCTGGCCCTGCGTGCTGGCGTGACGCTCGCCGCGTTCTCAAGGAACGGCCGCTGCAACGTCTACACCGGGACAGAGCGCCTGGAGACTCACTCTCAACCTCCGGGAATTCCTCATGACTTCCGGCATGACGCATCTCGGTAG
- the epsZ gene encoding exopolysaccharide biosynthesis polyisoprenyl-phosphate hexose-1-phosphate transferase EpsZ — MDTMSSATASAEVKASGVPAAAEVTDPPRLAPGFAAKLNLTVDVALLVAVLLGSAWMRGGLTFPMSWELPSMVLTAVLVWLITGTALCLYDSRFAERSKLDHVALVSVTTLAVVTIQAVLELAMPTAAHVGLAPLLFIFWPVALLLRLGVFRQVASQEAPTEEVLIVGTGAMGRYTGEDLLKRGRHKILGYVRFPADHASGDSLPADVLGPADELERLLRTLPVSEVYIAGNTLKQGESMQAAIKLAERFGVPFALPAHSFRLDRARPVDSRAVADGYLHFAAVAPKPHQMAMKRLFDIAVSAVALWALLPLFAVVAACIKLTSRGPIFFKQLRTGQHGKPFYMLKFRSMVVNAEELKERLAAQNEQTGPVFKMKNDPRITGIGRFIRKFSIDELPQFLNVLRGEMSIVGPRPPVPSEVAKYETWQRRRLSVRPGLTCIWQVSGRNQISFEQWMYLDMQYIDHWSLTGDLRLLLQTVPVVITGRGAS; from the coding sequence GTGGACACGATGAGCAGTGCGACTGCAAGCGCCGAGGTCAAGGCTTCCGGGGTGCCGGCCGCGGCCGAGGTCACCGATCCGCCGCGCCTGGCCCCTGGCTTCGCGGCGAAGCTGAACCTCACCGTGGATGTGGCGCTGCTGGTGGCGGTGCTGCTGGGCTCCGCCTGGATGCGCGGCGGGCTGACGTTCCCCATGAGCTGGGAGCTGCCCAGCATGGTGCTGACGGCGGTGCTGGTGTGGCTCATCACGGGCACGGCGCTGTGCCTGTACGACTCGCGCTTCGCCGAGCGCAGCAAGCTGGACCACGTGGCGCTGGTGTCCGTCACCACGCTGGCGGTGGTGACCATCCAGGCGGTGCTGGAGCTGGCGATGCCCACCGCTGCCCACGTGGGCCTGGCGCCGCTGCTCTTCATCTTCTGGCCGGTGGCCCTGCTGCTGCGCCTGGGCGTCTTCCGCCAGGTGGCCTCGCAGGAGGCCCCCACGGAGGAGGTGCTCATCGTGGGCACCGGCGCCATGGGCCGCTACACGGGCGAGGACCTGCTCAAGCGCGGCCGTCACAAGATCCTGGGCTACGTGCGCTTCCCCGCGGACCACGCCTCTGGCGACAGCCTGCCGGCGGACGTGCTGGGGCCCGCGGACGAGCTGGAGCGCCTGCTGCGCACGTTGCCCGTCAGCGAGGTCTACATCGCGGGCAACACGCTCAAGCAGGGCGAGTCCATGCAGGCGGCCATCAAGCTGGCGGAGCGCTTCGGCGTGCCGTTCGCGCTGCCGGCGCACTCGTTCCGCCTGGACCGCGCCCGCCCGGTGGACTCCCGCGCGGTGGCGGACGGCTACCTGCACTTCGCCGCGGTGGCGCCCAAGCCGCACCAGATGGCCATGAAGCGCCTGTTCGACATCGCCGTGTCCGCGGTGGCGCTGTGGGCCCTGCTGCCGCTGTTCGCGGTGGTGGCCGCCTGCATCAAGCTCACCTCGCGCGGCCCCATCTTCTTCAAGCAGCTGCGCACCGGGCAGCACGGCAAGCCGTTCTACATGCTGAAGTTCCGCTCCATGGTGGTGAACGCGGAGGAGCTCAAGGAGCGGCTGGCCGCGCAGAACGAGCAGACCGGCCCCGTCTTCAAGATGAAGAACGACCCGCGCATCACCGGCATCGGTCGTTTCATCCGCAAGTTCTCCATCGACGAGTTGCCCCAGTTCCTCAACGTGCTCCGCGGTGAGATGAGCATCGTGGGCCCGCGCCCGCCGGTGCCCAGCGAGGTGGCGAAGTACGAGACGTGGCAGCGCCGCCGCCTGTCCGTGCGCCCGGGCCTCACCTGCATCTGGCAGGTGTCCGGCCGCAACCAGATCTCCTTCGAGCAGTGGATGTACCTGGACATGCAGTACATCGACCACTGGAGCCTCACCGGCGACCTGCGGCTGCTCCTGCAGACGGTGCCCGTGGTCATCACCGGTCGCGGAGCAAGCTAG
- the wzx gene encoding exopolysaccharide biosynthesis flippase, whose protein sequence is MTVNSPTSPSAEADDGARANEVRGAVRSTLQLGGSLMVTYAIALGIRALMPRYLGPEAFGYFNWSEAFAATFFVATNLGLETYIRKEVPVRPEHASDFFGTTMLLRLGMTLILMVALALVLHHTGEPPEVQHLVQWFAVAQSLMVINASMAALLHSKGKVAGLSVSNVITKIVWGGGLALMAAFGVGLQWLAVPMVLSEAVKLLISWKLAKEHLGLKFRVDLTATKKVMKACLPFFLTAAALACNGRTDMTLLGKLASKEEVGWYGGAFSIAGLTFLISPIFGWVLMPMMSRAAARSPAELSNLTRRSLEGVLAFTVPVMMAMVLGADLWVRLMCGPGFEPAALPLRVLSPIFVMAYVTMVSSIWLTMSNKEWWVTLAATMGAVVNPILNLMLIPWLFRRIGPSGGATATALSMFFTEVIVTVLFLSRMGRNSFDRRSLLMVAKTAAVCVGCVVLDRVLAGAGMQAWPRLGLTASAYVAGVLGTGAVRPSELLQVVRMAKQRGGNGAEVAVPAAPAA, encoded by the coding sequence ATGACCGTGAACAGTCCGACCTCCCCCTCCGCTGAAGCCGACGACGGCGCCCGTGCGAACGAAGTGCGCGGCGCGGTCCGCAGCACCCTGCAGCTCGGTGGCTCGCTGATGGTGACGTACGCCATCGCGCTGGGCATCCGCGCGCTGATGCCGCGCTACCTGGGGCCGGAGGCGTTCGGCTACTTCAACTGGTCGGAGGCGTTCGCCGCCACGTTCTTCGTGGCCACGAACCTGGGCCTGGAGACGTACATCCGGAAGGAAGTCCCCGTCCGGCCGGAGCACGCGAGCGACTTCTTTGGCACCACGATGCTCCTGCGCCTGGGGATGACGCTCATCCTGATGGTGGCGCTGGCGCTGGTGCTCCACCACACCGGCGAGCCTCCGGAGGTGCAGCACCTGGTGCAGTGGTTCGCGGTGGCCCAGTCGCTCATGGTCATCAACGCGTCCATGGCCGCGCTGCTGCACTCCAAGGGCAAGGTCGCGGGCCTGTCCGTCTCCAACGTCATCACCAAGATTGTGTGGGGCGGCGGCCTGGCGCTGATGGCCGCGTTCGGCGTGGGCCTGCAGTGGCTGGCCGTGCCCATGGTGCTGTCGGAGGCGGTGAAGCTCCTCATCAGCTGGAAGCTGGCGAAGGAGCACCTGGGGCTGAAGTTCCGCGTCGACCTGACGGCGACGAAGAAGGTGATGAAGGCGTGCCTGCCGTTCTTCCTCACCGCTGCGGCGCTGGCGTGCAACGGGCGCACGGACATGACGCTGCTGGGCAAGCTCGCGTCGAAGGAGGAGGTGGGCTGGTACGGCGGTGCGTTCAGCATCGCGGGGCTCACGTTCCTCATCTCCCCCATCTTCGGCTGGGTGCTGATGCCCATGATGTCGCGCGCGGCGGCCCGCTCGCCCGCGGAGCTGTCGAACCTGACGCGCCGCTCGCTGGAGGGTGTGCTCGCGTTCACCGTGCCGGTGATGATGGCCATGGTGCTGGGCGCGGACCTGTGGGTGCGCCTGATGTGCGGCCCCGGCTTCGAGCCCGCGGCGCTGCCCCTGCGCGTGCTGTCCCCCATCTTCGTGATGGCCTACGTCACCATGGTCAGCAGCATCTGGCTGACCATGTCCAACAAGGAGTGGTGGGTGACGCTGGCGGCCACCATGGGCGCGGTGGTGAACCCCATCCTCAACCTGATGCTCATCCCGTGGCTGTTCCGGCGCATTGGCCCGTCCGGCGGCGCCACCGCCACGGCGCTCTCCATGTTCTTCACGGAGGTCATCGTCACGGTGCTCTTCCTCAGCCGCATGGGAAGGAACTCCTTCGACCGGCGCTCCCTCCTCATGGTGGCCAAGACGGCCGCGGTGTGCGTGGGCTGCGTGGTCCTGGACCGGGTGCTGGCCGGAGCGGGCATGCAGGCGTGGCCCCGGCTGGGGCTGACGGCCTCCGCCTACGTGGCGGGCGTGCTGGGCACCGGCGCCGTGCGTCCCTCGGAGCTGCTCCAGGTCGTGCGCATGGCGAAGCAGCGCGGTGGTAATGGTGCCGAGGTGGCCGTGCCGGCCGCCCCCGCCGCGTGA
- the epsY gene encoding exopolysaccharide export protein EpsY, with product MPSRPSRFRGPVSRALACAGLLLLAPACSGLGQYTWVNDYQEKPTESDAAYRIVPGDVLNVKVFGQEALTTRAKVREDGNISLTFLDDVEAAGHSPALLAQQIQTRLKDFINHPVVTVSLEEARPMSVTMLGEVANVGAHVLDPGATLLQALGAAGSFTDYAHRDRIFVLRRDDPQAEQPTRIRVRYEDIIRGEGRAAAFRLRPGDVVVVE from the coding sequence ATGCCTTCCCGCCCGTCCCGATTCCGCGGTCCCGTCTCCCGCGCGCTCGCGTGCGCCGGGTTGCTCCTCCTGGCCCCCGCGTGCAGCGGCCTGGGCCAGTACACCTGGGTGAACGACTACCAGGAGAAGCCCACCGAGTCGGACGCCGCCTACCGCATCGTCCCCGGCGACGTGCTCAACGTGAAGGTGTTCGGCCAGGAGGCGCTCACCACGCGCGCCAAGGTGCGCGAGGACGGCAACATCAGCCTCACCTTCCTGGACGACGTGGAGGCCGCGGGCCACTCGCCGGCCCTGCTGGCGCAGCAGATCCAGACGCGGCTCAAGGACTTCATCAACCACCCCGTGGTCACGGTGTCGCTGGAGGAAGCGCGCCCCATGTCCGTGACGATGCTGGGGGAAGTCGCCAACGTTGGCGCGCACGTGTTGGACCCGGGCGCGACGCTGCTCCAGGCGCTGGGCGCCGCCGGCAGCTTCACCGACTACGCCCACCGCGACCGCATCTTCGTGCTGCGCCGGGATGACCCGCAGGCGGAGCAGCCCACGCGCATCCGCGTGCGCTACGAGGACATCATCCGCGGCGAAGGCCGCGCGGCCGCCTTCCGCCTGCGCCCCGGCGACGTGGTGGTGGTGGAGTAA
- the epsX gene encoding exopolysaccharide export protein EpsX, protein MLDAALASLWLEVASASVKYGASARVDTRARSMDAQATGETVSPLAADMDIVPTVSLKYDDGSAVAQVEYAPRISFREATTNPRTEVQHVGRLLGDWRPSRGLTLHGTQEFVLGQVNLFTNLPLGGSLDDDPTVPGDTPALPIQPLPEGVDTVFFLSSLTTLAAETVWLGPGWRLSGSAGFSASGGLDDTAKEAVPFQYGPRAQLSLGNSPAPRHTLSTTLAYSDSRFSTGARATVTTLTGGWTHRLDRRTAVEAGVGVGVAYSVRATEDDPTDDPDVPGVTPSSTLSGGRRLTTFQVGGAPVEDPPQRLELLPDLTLAVSHRVPSRTADFNGRLAARVTPFVDRLTGLVYPRADLTLNGTWALSPRFRFSGTGGGAFAVGGAVGDRQVVGGVGAGWTVNRWMTLEVDTRAAWTRSPDVEAARTVWSATLGLTVQKTGIL, encoded by the coding sequence GTGCTGGACGCGGCCCTCGCGAGCCTGTGGCTGGAGGTGGCCTCCGCCTCCGTGAAGTACGGCGCCTCGGCCCGCGTGGACACCCGCGCGCGCTCCATGGACGCGCAGGCCACGGGGGAGACCGTGTCCCCCCTGGCGGCGGACATGGACATCGTCCCCACCGTGAGCCTGAAGTACGACGACGGCAGCGCGGTGGCGCAGGTGGAGTACGCGCCGCGCATCTCCTTCCGTGAGGCCACCACCAACCCACGCACCGAGGTGCAGCACGTGGGGCGGCTCTTGGGGGACTGGCGCCCCTCGCGCGGGCTCACCCTGCACGGCACCCAGGAGTTCGTGCTGGGACAGGTGAACCTCTTCACCAACCTGCCCCTGGGCGGCAGCCTGGATGACGACCCGACGGTGCCCGGGGACACACCGGCCCTCCCCATCCAGCCGCTGCCAGAGGGCGTGGACACGGTGTTCTTCCTGTCCTCGCTGACGACGCTGGCGGCGGAGACGGTGTGGCTGGGCCCGGGCTGGCGGCTTTCCGGCAGCGCGGGATTCTCCGCCAGCGGCGGCCTGGACGACACGGCGAAGGAGGCGGTGCCCTTCCAGTACGGCCCTCGCGCGCAGCTGTCCCTGGGGAACTCCCCCGCGCCCCGGCACACGCTCTCCACCACGCTGGCGTACTCGGACTCGCGCTTCTCCACCGGCGCTCGCGCCACCGTGACCACGCTCACTGGCGGCTGGACGCACCGGTTGGATCGGCGCACGGCGGTGGAGGCCGGGGTGGGCGTGGGCGTGGCGTACTCCGTGCGCGCGACGGAGGACGACCCCACGGATGACCCGGACGTGCCCGGAGTCACCCCGTCATCCACCTTGTCAGGTGGGCGGCGGCTGACGACCTTCCAGGTCGGGGGCGCGCCCGTGGAGGATCCGCCGCAGCGCCTGGAGCTGCTCCCGGACCTGACGCTGGCGGTGTCCCACCGGGTGCCGTCGCGGACGGCGGACTTCAACGGCCGGCTCGCCGCGCGCGTGACGCCCTTCGTGGATCGGCTGACGGGGCTCGTCTACCCGAGGGCTGACCTGACGTTGAACGGCACCTGGGCGCTGAGCCCGCGCTTCCGGTTCTCCGGGACGGGAGGCGGTGCTTTCGCGGTAGGCGGAGCCGTGGGGGACCGGCAGGTGGTGGGCGGTGTGGGCGCGGGTTGGACGGTGAACCGGTGGATGACCCTGGAGGTGGACACTCGCGCGGCATGGACTCGCTCGCCCGACGTGGAGGCGGCCCGCACGGTGTGGTCCGCGACGCTGGGACTGACGGTCCAGAAAACGGGTATCCTCTGA
- the epsW gene encoding exopolysaccharide biosynthesis response regulator EpsW, translating to MELQQLTVLLVEDSPMFRVMLRDMLEQMGVKNVVEQPNGKAAMEYLASGELKPDLVCLDLTLPDVSGYDVCEHIRRTPAIAHVPVLMVSARNLPEDKAYAEEAGANGYLGKPFTPEELEKRVRHVLKSAAPRGNA from the coding sequence ATGGAGCTCCAACAGCTCACTGTCCTCCTCGTGGAGGACTCTCCGATGTTCCGCGTCATGCTGCGTGACATGCTCGAGCAGATGGGCGTGAAGAACGTGGTGGAGCAGCCCAACGGCAAGGCCGCCATGGAGTACCTGGCGAGCGGCGAGCTCAAGCCGGACCTCGTGTGTCTGGACCTGACGTTGCCGGACGTGTCCGGCTACGACGTCTGCGAGCACATCCGCCGCACGCCCGCCATCGCGCACGTGCCGGTGTTGATGGTGTCCGCGCGCAACCTGCCGGAGGACAAGGCCTACGCGGAAGAGGCCGGCGCCAACGGCTACCTGGGCAAGCCCTTCACGCCCGAGGAGCTGGAGAAGCGCGTGCGCCACGTGCTCAAGTCCGCGGCGCCCCGGGGCAACGCGTGA
- the epsV gene encoding PCP family exopolysaccharide biosynthesis protein EpsV — MTTPAPRTPRSAPPPPYVPEREETNAPADLIDWGFLFDGLGFVRRAIFRHWFLGLCIVAVMAGLGSAAAKLMPRKYHVETRMLTYRNLIISSLVNPGRSIPVEADQPTRAAWEMVLSRGNLKSVVKNAKLIEYWDHMRSPLSRMKEQYLKKAPPPMTDEEKEEALIAMLETSLIVMAEGGSGTVTIGVDWSDPQMAFNIVEAAAQNFLDMRHDSEMGAISESVNILQGQVANEAANIKQAIADLERAVRAADARRKKKEADPKQASARQALLATDHALAQLKFLVQAKRRAIRDVEEFRGRRLTELRSQLAEQRVVFSPQHPVIVDLEQRVATMQADSPQLTSLRSEEQSLIQEYLRMGGTDVDSTTEGTSLAAGFGAPMAGAMLGTPDDPEVAVATDRMRMVVMRHQEKLRRLDQAQTELEISKVSMKHRYSVLLPALFPEKPSKPNPKLIAIAGVVGGVALAVFAAVALDILRRRVLEKWQVERLLKLPVLAELERR, encoded by the coding sequence GTGACGACGCCGGCCCCACGCACGCCTCGCTCCGCCCCGCCCCCGCCGTACGTCCCCGAGCGCGAGGAGACGAACGCGCCGGCGGACCTCATCGACTGGGGCTTCCTGTTCGACGGGCTGGGCTTCGTGCGCAGGGCCATCTTCCGGCACTGGTTCCTGGGGCTGTGCATCGTCGCGGTGATGGCGGGGCTGGGTTCGGCGGCGGCGAAGCTGATGCCGCGCAAGTACCACGTCGAGACGCGGATGCTGACGTACCGCAACCTCATCATCTCCTCGTTGGTGAACCCGGGCCGGTCCATCCCGGTGGAGGCGGATCAACCCACGCGCGCCGCGTGGGAGATGGTGCTCAGCCGCGGCAACCTCAAGTCCGTGGTGAAGAACGCGAAGCTCATCGAGTACTGGGACCACATGCGGTCGCCCCTCAGCCGCATGAAGGAGCAGTACCTGAAGAAGGCTCCGCCTCCCATGACGGACGAGGAGAAGGAGGAGGCGCTCATCGCGATGCTGGAGACCAGCCTCATCGTGATGGCGGAGGGCGGCAGTGGCACGGTCACCATCGGGGTGGACTGGAGCGACCCGCAGATGGCCTTCAACATCGTGGAGGCCGCGGCGCAGAACTTCCTCGACATGCGCCATGACTCGGAGATGGGCGCCATCTCCGAGTCCGTGAACATCCTCCAGGGCCAGGTGGCCAACGAGGCCGCGAACATCAAGCAGGCCATCGCGGACCTGGAGCGCGCGGTGCGGGCCGCGGATGCGCGCCGCAAGAAGAAGGAAGCGGACCCCAAGCAGGCCAGCGCGCGGCAGGCGCTCCTGGCGACGGACCACGCGCTCGCGCAGCTGAAGTTCCTGGTGCAGGCCAAGCGCCGCGCCATCCGCGACGTGGAGGAGTTCCGCGGCCGCCGCCTCACGGAGCTGCGCTCGCAGCTGGCCGAGCAGCGGGTCGTGTTCTCTCCGCAGCACCCGGTGATCGTGGACCTGGAGCAGCGCGTGGCGACGATGCAGGCGGACTCGCCGCAGCTGACGTCCCTGCGCTCCGAGGAGCAGTCGCTCATCCAGGAGTACCTGCGCATGGGCGGCACGGACGTGGACTCCACGACCGAGGGCACGAGCCTGGCGGCGGGCTTCGGTGCCCCCATGGCGGGCGCGATGCTGGGCACGCCGGATGATCCGGAGGTGGCGGTGGCCACGGACCGGATGCGCATGGTGGTGATGCGTCACCAGGAGAAGCTGCGCCGGTTGGACCAGGCGCAGACGGAGCTGGAGATCTCCAAAGTCTCCATGAAGCACCGCTACAGCGTGCTGTTGCCGGCGCTCTTCCCGGAGAAGCCGTCCAAGCCGAACCCGAAGCTCATCGCCATCGCGGGCGTGGTGGGCGGGGTGGCGCTGGCGGTGTTCGCGGCGGTGGCGCTGGACATCCTGCGCCGCCGGGTCCTGGAGAAGTGGCAAGTGGAGCGGCTGCTCAAGTTGCCGGTGCTGGCGGAGCTGGAACGGCGCTGA